A genome region from Marispirochaeta aestuarii includes the following:
- the fabV gene encoding enoyl-ACP reductase FabV: protein MIITPKIRNNICMNAHPVGCERETLNQIEYVRNKGKFAGPKTALVVGSSTGYGLASRISLAFGAGADTIGVFFEKEGSDKRPGTPGYYNNRALEKAAREAGLKADSVNGDAFSHGVKKQVIDLIKEKYGSIDLVIYSLASPVRVDPDTGEMYRSVLKPLKGTYTAKSVNAMTGEVSEASIEPANQEELEATVKVMGGEDWQLWIRALKDAGVLSEGAMSVAYSYIGPEVTYAVYREGTIGKAKEHLERSASEISKILDPLKGKAFVSVNKALVTRASAVIPVVPLYMSILYKVMKNKGIHEGCIEQMYRLFTQRLYTQGEIPVDDEGRIRVDDWEMRPDVQEEITKLWEQVDSGNIEEIGDMDGYREDFLRLNGFNVPGVDYDAEVNDF, encoded by the coding sequence ATGATAATTACCCCCAAAATTCGCAACAATATCTGCATGAATGCCCATCCGGTGGGCTGCGAACGGGAGACCCTGAACCAGATCGAATATGTCAGGAATAAAGGGAAATTCGCAGGGCCAAAGACTGCTCTTGTTGTGGGCTCCTCGACGGGCTACGGTCTGGCCTCAAGAATTTCCCTGGCCTTTGGCGCCGGTGCAGACACCATCGGCGTCTTTTTCGAAAAAGAGGGCAGCGACAAACGTCCCGGAACTCCCGGTTACTACAACAACAGGGCCCTCGAGAAGGCCGCCCGGGAAGCAGGGCTCAAGGCGGACAGCGTAAACGGCGACGCCTTTTCCCACGGGGTAAAAAAACAGGTTATCGATCTTATTAAAGAAAAATACGGAAGCATTGACCTGGTGATCTACAGCCTCGCCTCCCCCGTGAGGGTGGATCCTGATACGGGCGAGATGTATCGGTCCGTGCTGAAACCCCTCAAGGGGACATATACAGCCAAATCCGTCAATGCCATGACTGGTGAGGTAAGCGAAGCCTCCATCGAACCTGCCAATCAGGAGGAACTTGAGGCTACCGTAAAGGTGATGGGAGGAGAAGACTGGCAGCTCTGGATACGGGCACTCAAGGATGCCGGTGTTCTCTCCGAAGGTGCCATGAGCGTAGCCTACTCCTATATCGGTCCTGAGGTCACCTATGCCGTATACCGGGAGGGAACCATCGGCAAGGCAAAGGAGCACCTGGAAAGGAGCGCATCGGAAATCAGTAAAATTCTTGATCCGCTGAAAGGGAAAGCCTTCGTTTCCGTGAACAAGGCCCTGGTTACCCGGGCAAGCGCAGTCATCCCCGTGGTCCCCCTCTACATGTCCATCCTCTACAAGGTCATGAAAAACAAGGGGATTCACGAAGGATGCATTGAACAGATGTACCGTCTGTTTACACAGCGGCTCTATACACAGGGGGAAATCCCCGTGGACGATGAGGGCCGTATCCGGGTAGACGACTGGGAGATGCGACCGGATGTACAGGAGGAGATCACGAAACTCTGGGAACAGGTCGATTCCGGCAACATCGAAGAGATCGGCGACATGGACGGTTACAGGGAAGATTTTCTGCGCCTGAACGGTTTCAACGTACCCGGTGTCGACTATGATGCCGAAGTAAACGATTTTTGA
- a CDS encoding queuosine precursor transporter, translated as MADLVFPFQNEALWVAFLFINFFTIIALYRIMGKTGLFVWIPISVIIANIQVLKTVHIFGLAATLGNIVYATSFLVTDILSENHGKEEAKKAVWVGFFAVLVMTLFMNIALWFIPAPSDFAQGALATIFLVMPRVAGASLVAYILSQRHDVWAYSFWRSRFPEDRHIWIRNNLSTMVSQLIDSVIFVLIAFWGIYEVRVLIDILITTYLFKWLVAVADTPFIYWAKRIRERYL; from the coding sequence ATGGCAGACCTGGTTTTTCCTTTTCAGAACGAAGCCCTGTGGGTGGCGTTTCTGTTTATCAATTTTTTTACGATCATCGCATTATATCGCATAATGGGAAAAACCGGACTTTTTGTCTGGATTCCGATCTCTGTAATTATTGCGAACATACAGGTCCTCAAAACCGTACATATCTTTGGCCTTGCGGCAACCCTGGGCAATATTGTCTATGCCACATCCTTTCTGGTTACCGATATTCTTTCGGAGAATCATGGAAAAGAGGAGGCAAAAAAGGCTGTGTGGGTAGGGTTCTTCGCTGTTCTTGTTATGACCCTTTTCATGAATATCGCCCTCTGGTTCATACCGGCACCCTCCGATTTTGCCCAGGGAGCGCTGGCAACGATATTTCTCGTTATGCCCCGGGTGGCGGGAGCCAGTCTCGTGGCATATATTCTTTCTCAGCGCCACGATGTATGGGCCTACAGTTTCTGGCGCAGCCGATTTCCCGAAGACAGGCATATCTGGATCCGCAACAATCTGAGTACCATGGTGAGTCAGTTAATAGACTCAGTTATTTTTGTCCTGATCGCTTTCTGGGGTATCTACGAGGTACGTGTTCTCATCGACATTCTTATTACCACGTATCTTTTCAAGTGGCTGGTGGCGGTAGCGGATACACCCTTTATATACTGGGCAAAACGGATTCGGGAGAGATATCTCTAG